GCCGAATACAAATTTAGTTGGTGTATTTGAACCCGGATTTCATGTCGATATTCCCGATTACGCAAAAGTATACGGAGTTCCCTACGAATGGATTGAAAAATACGGCGTTGTAAAATATGGTTATCATGGAGCTTCGCATAGATTTGTAACATTTGAGACGGTTAAAGTTTTAAATCTTGATCCCAAAAATCATAAAGTAATTTCGGTTCATTTAGGCGGATCCTCATCGCTTTGTGCGTTTAAAAATGGAATATCTATAGATACTTCAATGGGATTTACTCCGCAGACCGGTTTGATCCAAGGAACAAGAATTGGAGATATAGATCCGTTCGTATTTCCTTATATAATGGAAAAGAAAAAAATTACATTAGATGAAGCTTTAAAAGAATGTTCAAAAAACGGCGGACTTAAAGGGCTTTCCGGAATTTCGGCTGATATGAGAGAAATTAAAGACGCGGTAGAAAAAAATGATCCTAAAGCAATTCTTGCCAGAAATAAATTTATTTACGATATTAAAAGATATATTGGCGAGTATATTATTTTAATGGAAGGAATTGACGCCATTACTTTTACAGGCGGAATTGGTCAAAAAGATTGGCAGCTTCGAGAGGAAGTTTTAAATTCATTGCAATTTTTAGGATTTAAGCTAAATCAAGAATCAAACAAAGAAAATAAAACAACTATAAGTGCCGATGATTCAAAATTTTATTCATTAGTTTTGGAAACAAATGAAGAATTAGTAGTTGCGAGAGAAACACAAAAAGTAGTTTTACAAAAATCATAAATAAATAATTTTAAATAAATTTTAGTCTTCTGAATGCAAGTAGCTTTATTTATTCCTTGTTTAAATGAGCACATTTACCCGAGCGCGGCAATTTCAATGGTAAAAGTTTTAAACTATTTTAAAGTTAATACAATTTACGTTGATGATCAAACTTGCTGCGGACAACCGGCTTTCAATTCAGGATACCAAAGTGAAATTATTCCGCTCGCTGAGAGATTCATTAAATTATTTGCTGATTATGATTATGTTATTGCTCCTTCAGGTTCATGCGTAGCCATGGTAAAAAATCATTACAAAGAAATTCCAATTGATAACTCGCTTAACGAAAAATACAATAGCCTCAGAAATAAAATTTATGAATTCACGGAATTTTTAATAAAAGTTTTGAACATCACTTCAATTGATGCTCAGTTTAAACATAAAGTTACTTTTCACGATTCATGCCACGCGTTAAGGGAACTCAAGATTTCAAGTGAACCGAGAAAGATATTAAATATGATTAAAGATTTGGAATTAGTTGAAATGTTGGATTCCGACGTATGCTGCGGATTTGGCGGAACTTTTTCGTATAAATATGAAGATGTTTCCGTTGCAATGGTTGAAAGAAAATGCAGTAATATCCTTAATACAAAAGCAGAATATTGTGTAGGTCTTGATTCAAGCTGTTTAATGAATATTGACGGTTATGTTAAAAAAAATAAACTAAACGTTAAAGTTATTCACATAGCAGATCTATTGTGTCAAAGTTTAGGAATTTTATAAATATTGTCTACAGATAAAATAAATATTAAAGATCATATAATTGAAGCGCTTAGCGATGCCGATTTAAGAAAGGCGGTATATAAAGCAACCGCGTCCACTTCTGTTAGCAGATTAAACACGACTGAGGCAATTCCTTATTGGGAAGAATGCCGAGTTAAAACACATTGTATTAAAAAAGATGTTATTGAAAATCTTGATAAATATTTAGAGCTCTTTGAAAAAAACGCGAAGAATAACGGAATTAACATTCATTGGGCAATAGACGGAAATGATGC
The sequence above is drawn from the Ignavibacteriota bacterium genome and encodes:
- a CDS encoding acetate/propionate family kinase; translation: MKIVVCNVGSTSLKFQLLQMENEQQLAKGYIERVGEENAIVNFWIGEQKVFQKNLNIPSLKDAVKLSIEFLSDEKNNLIKDFSEIDGIGFKTIQAGDKNGSVILDDEVLAAMKNYSSLAPAHNPPYLEAIYMFKELLPNTNLVGVFEPGFHVDIPDYAKVYGVPYEWIEKYGVVKYGYHGASHRFVTFETVKVLNLDPKNHKVISVHLGGSSSLCAFKNGISIDTSMGFTPQTGLIQGTRIGDIDPFVFPYIMEKKKITLDEALKECSKNGGLKGLSGISADMREIKDAVEKNDPKAILARNKFIYDIKRYIGEYIILMEGIDAITFTGGIGQKDWQLREEVLNSLQFLGFKLNQESNKENKTTISADDSKFYSLVLETNEELVVARETQKVVLQKS
- a CDS encoding (Fe-S)-binding protein — translated: MQVALFIPCLNEHIYPSAAISMVKVLNYFKVNTIYVDDQTCCGQPAFNSGYQSEIIPLAERFIKLFADYDYVIAPSGSCVAMVKNHYKEIPIDNSLNEKYNSLRNKIYEFTEFLIKVLNITSIDAQFKHKVTFHDSCHALRELKISSEPRKILNMIKDLELVEMLDSDVCCGFGGTFSYKYEDVSVAMVERKCSNILNTKAEYCVGLDSSCLMNIDGYVKKNKLNVKVIHIADLLCQSLGIL